A region of Acidisarcina sp. DNA encodes the following proteins:
- the yihA gene encoding ribosome biogenesis GTP-binding protein YihA/YsxC, whose protein sequence is MRLFPRFLLSAMSPEQFPPSSVPEFAFLGRSNVGKSSLINALLGSKEAKVSSTPGRTRAINFFALCSTPQKQVPRFLFADLPGYGYAKISKSISAEWPKFIEPYLAGRAPLTMCICLVDSNIPPQPSDAQLISYLQSTGRRYLVVATKSDKLSGNERTKAYKELKTGLDVETILMISAKTGAGMKELWSAIEDAAGETSPD, encoded by the coding sequence ATGCGCCTCTTCCCACGCTTTCTGCTTTCCGCGATGTCTCCCGAGCAGTTCCCGCCGTCCTCCGTTCCGGAGTTCGCCTTTCTTGGCCGTTCCAATGTCGGCAAATCGAGCCTGATTAACGCGCTCCTCGGCTCAAAGGAAGCGAAGGTCTCCTCGACTCCCGGGCGCACGCGCGCCATCAACTTCTTTGCCCTCTGCAGCACGCCGCAAAAGCAGGTTCCACGCTTCCTCTTTGCTGATCTGCCCGGCTATGGATACGCAAAAATCTCAAAGTCGATCTCTGCAGAGTGGCCCAAATTCATCGAGCCGTACCTCGCTGGCCGTGCTCCACTCACCATGTGCATCTGCCTGGTCGACAGCAATATCCCCCCGCAGCCAAGCGATGCGCAACTGATCAGCTACCTGCAATCGACGGGAAGAAGATATCTTGTTGTCGCCACCAAATCGGACAAGCTCTCCGGCAATGAGCGAACCAAGGCTTACAAGGAACTGAAGACTGGCCTGGATGTCGAAACCATCCTGATGATCTCCGCCAAGACTGGCGCGGGCATGAAGGAGCTATGGTCGGCCATTGAGGATGCAGCCGGCGAGACCTCGCCGGACTGA
- a CDS encoding prepilin-type N-terminal cleavage/methylation domain-containing protein, which produces MVRRLSSTHDNSLRRARGNMLRSWKRIRASERAAAGFTLVELMIVMLIIGVLMAIAVPNYLSSLKGAKEAVLKEDLHVMRQAIDAYTVDKEKAPQSLDDLVQAGYLKSLPVDPMTRSSTTWVAETTDTLHTLDQTDPGIDDVHSGSQEVSSNGEPYSSW; this is translated from the coding sequence ATGGTGAGACGTTTGAGCAGCACTCACGACAATTCGCTCCGCAGGGCCCGCGGCAACATGCTGCGAAGCTGGAAGCGCATCCGCGCATCGGAGCGGGCCGCGGCGGGATTCACGCTGGTTGAGCTGATGATTGTCATGCTCATCATCGGGGTCCTGATGGCGATTGCCGTCCCGAATTACCTGTCGTCGCTGAAGGGCGCGAAAGAAGCGGTCCTCAAAGAAGATCTGCATGTGATGCGCCAGGCGATCGACGCCTACACGGTGGACAAAGAGAAGGCTCCGCAATCCCTCGACGACCTGGTGCAGGCGGGATATCTCAAATCGCTGCCGGTGGATCCGATGACACGCAGCAGCACTACGTGGGTGGCGGAGACGACCGACACGCTGCATACCCTGGACCAGACTGATCCCGGCATCGATGACGTGCACAGCGGCTCCCAGGAAGTGTCAAGCAACGGGGAACCCTACTCCAGCTGGTGA
- a CDS encoding type II secretion system protein, with product MQQNDPESGLSLVELIVTVAILAVLATAAVPIARFRVQREKERELRYDLWQMRDAIDHYKDAADRGGFQTKVDSNGYPPDLDTLVNGVDVQGKKVKFLRRIPVDPMTGKTEWGERSMQDDPKSESWGGQNVFDVYSKSTGTAIDGTKYSEW from the coding sequence ATGCAACAGAACGATCCTGAGTCCGGGCTATCGTTGGTAGAGCTGATTGTTACGGTTGCCATCCTCGCCGTGCTCGCAACCGCCGCTGTGCCCATTGCACGCTTCCGGGTGCAACGGGAGAAAGAGCGCGAGCTGCGCTATGACCTTTGGCAGATGCGGGACGCCATCGATCACTACAAGGATGCGGCGGATCGCGGCGGCTTCCAGACTAAAGTGGACAGCAACGGCTATCCTCCCGACCTGGATACGCTGGTGAATGGGGTGGATGTGCAGGGCAAGAAGGTGAAATTCCTGCGGCGCATCCCGGTGGACCCGATGACGGGCAAGACGGAGTGGGGGGAACGCTCCATGCAGGATGACCCCAAGAGCGAGTCATGGGGCGGGCAGAACGTGTTTGACGTGTACTCGAAGTCTACGGGTACAGCAATTGATGGAACGAAATACTCGGAATGGTGA
- a CDS encoding cohesin domain-containing protein: MNHRILHQIRLPLQKWAMLAAVCSLTTGAAVFYAHAESAGSLYKQGQRAEAREDIPAAYEFFYKAYQQNPKDLRYKTSYYRLRLSAAAYHVHLGEKLSAQGDDPGALTEFMRALEIDPSDEIAKQDIDEVRRRSGTAAASSVGESSVQKNAGAALSEVAGPVELKPISNDPITLHMSEDSKIVYQTVGKASGVNVLFDPEYNSKRVQIDLTNVSLFDALRIVGTVSGTFWRPVTANTIFVAQNTRAKRTELDEQAVQTFYLSNAAQANDLNDIQTALRNVLANAKLYGVPSQNAIVMRATPDELLLAQKLISDLDKARPEVVVDLAVLEVSRDKLRNIGIALPGTATVALQGNTSNTSSNTTGTGTTSTSTTSSTGNLTLNTLANLNANNFAVTIGQATANLLLSDSNTRILQNPRIRATDNQKATLKIGSRIPIATGSFSNGVSSGIGVSAVQTQFQYLDVGVNVDMTPTVHYDRDITLKLAIEVSSQNGNVTISGVTEPIISQRKIEQVIRLREGEANIVGGIISKQDTRSSNGTPGLGEVPLLKYFFSSQSHEVQNDEIVFLLIPHVVRASQLSAMNLQSVDSGTGTSVEIRRIQPSEIPAALAPPVNKPAPAPANAPVNQLNQGEPAGTPAAAGQNAVPPSAAAPANPPPNPSTVNLQVTPAQSTQKLNATFQVAVNLSGGQDIYSVPMQIQYDANRLILTNVDSGNLLGRDGQAVALVHRDDGAGGLTISASRPPGVAGVTGVGSICVLTFQAKAPGDATIAITRPGAKNSTQQSIPAVGSQAVVHVQ; encoded by the coding sequence ATGAACCACCGAATCCTTCATCAAATTCGTCTCCCCTTGCAGAAATGGGCCATGCTGGCGGCTGTGTGTTCGCTGACAACTGGCGCTGCAGTTTTCTATGCGCACGCCGAGTCTGCCGGTTCGCTCTATAAACAGGGCCAGCGGGCCGAGGCGCGGGAAGATATTCCAGCCGCGTATGAGTTCTTCTACAAGGCATACCAGCAGAACCCCAAGGACCTGCGCTACAAGACCTCCTATTACCGCCTCAGGCTGTCCGCTGCGGCCTATCACGTGCATCTGGGCGAGAAGCTGAGCGCACAGGGGGACGACCCGGGAGCGCTGACCGAGTTCATGCGCGCGCTCGAGATCGATCCCAGCGACGAAATTGCCAAGCAGGATATCGATGAGGTGCGGCGGCGCAGCGGCACGGCTGCGGCCTCCAGTGTGGGCGAGTCGTCGGTGCAGAAGAATGCCGGTGCAGCGCTGAGCGAAGTTGCGGGACCCGTGGAGCTCAAGCCGATCTCCAACGATCCCATCACCCTGCACATGTCGGAAGACAGCAAGATTGTTTACCAGACGGTGGGGAAAGCCTCGGGCGTGAATGTCCTGTTCGATCCGGAGTACAACTCAAAGCGAGTCCAGATCGACCTGACCAATGTCTCGCTCTTTGACGCGCTCCGGATTGTCGGAACGGTATCGGGAACTTTCTGGCGTCCGGTAACCGCGAATACCATTTTTGTGGCGCAAAATACCCGTGCCAAGCGCACTGAACTGGATGAGCAGGCGGTACAGACCTTCTACTTGTCGAACGCTGCCCAGGCAAACGATCTGAACGATATCCAGACCGCGCTGCGCAACGTGCTGGCGAATGCCAAACTGTATGGCGTGCCCAGCCAGAATGCGATCGTCATGCGCGCGACCCCGGACGAGCTGCTGCTGGCGCAGAAGCTCATCAGCGATCTTGATAAGGCAAGGCCGGAGGTTGTGGTCGATCTCGCCGTGCTGGAAGTGAGCCGCGACAAACTGCGCAACATCGGCATTGCTCTGCCTGGTACGGCGACCGTCGCCCTGCAGGGGAATACCTCCAATACCTCAAGCAACACGACGGGGACTGGCACGACCAGCACCTCCACCACCAGCAGCACCGGGAATCTCACGCTGAACACGCTGGCGAATCTGAATGCAAACAACTTTGCAGTGACGATTGGCCAGGCGACGGCAAACCTGCTGCTCTCCGACTCGAATACACGCATTCTGCAGAATCCGCGGATTCGCGCCACCGATAACCAGAAGGCAACGCTCAAGATCGGTTCGCGAATTCCGATCGCAACCGGATCGTTTTCGAATGGCGTTTCCTCGGGCATCGGCGTGAGCGCAGTGCAGACGCAATTTCAATACCTGGACGTCGGCGTAAACGTGGATATGACGCCGACTGTGCACTATGACCGCGACATCACGCTGAAACTTGCCATTGAGGTCTCCTCGCAGAACGGCAACGTCACGATCAGCGGCGTAACCGAGCCGATCATCAGCCAGCGCAAGATTGAGCAGGTCATTCGTCTGCGCGAGGGTGAAGCCAACATCGTGGGCGGCATCATCAGCAAACAGGACACGCGGAGCTCCAACGGTACTCCAGGGCTGGGAGAGGTTCCGCTGCTGAAGTATTTCTTCTCTTCGCAGAGCCACGAGGTTCAGAACGACGAGATCGTCTTCCTACTGATTCCGCATGTGGTTCGCGCGTCCCAGCTAAGTGCGATGAACCTGCAGAGTGTTGACAGCGGGACGGGTACATCGGTGGAGATACGCCGCATCCAGCCGTCGGAGATCCCCGCGGCACTGGCTCCGCCGGTGAATAAGCCCGCGCCAGCCCCTGCGAATGCGCCTGTGAACCAGTTGAATCAGGGGGAACCTGCAGGGACTCCCGCAGCGGCTGGGCAAAATGCAGTGCCTCCAAGTGCGGCGGCGCCTGCAAATCCGCCTCCAAACCCGAGTACCGTCAACTTGCAGGTGACTCCGGCGCAGAGCACGCAGAAGTTGAATGCGACTTTCCAGGTTGCGGTGAATCTCTCGGGCGGGCAGGATATCTACTCGGTGCCGATGCAGATTCAGTACGACGCAAACCGGCTGATCCTGACCAACGTGGATTCCGGCAATCTGCTGGGGCGTGATGGGCAGGCGGTAGCGCTGGTACATCGCGATGACGGAGCGGGTGGCCTGACCATCTCCGCTTCACGGCCGCCCGGTGTGGCTGGGGTGACCGGAGTGGGTTCAATCTGTGTGCTCACGTTCCAGGCAAAGGCGCCGGGCGATGCCACGATCGCCATCACCCGTCCGGGAGCGAAAAACAGCACCCAGCAGTCCATCCCCGCGGTCGGCTCGCAGGCCGTGGTGCATGTGCAGTAG
- the smpB gene encoding SsrA-binding protein SmpB, with protein MPRQSSHSTEQSPQKTKPRDPVAAGNRDAAVNRAASHNYFLLEKFEAGVALRGTEVKSIREGKANLKDAYGIINNGEAFLLNVHIGPYSHGNISNHDATRTRKLLLHREELRKLLMKTQAKGHTLIPTRLYFKHGRVKCELALAKGKQDWDKRETERRREADKEARAAIARSKGKMDR; from the coding sequence ATGCCACGCCAATCCAGCCATTCGACGGAACAATCTCCACAGAAAACCAAGCCACGGGATCCGGTTGCCGCCGGCAACCGGGACGCTGCCGTCAATCGTGCCGCAAGCCATAACTACTTCCTGCTGGAGAAATTTGAGGCGGGAGTAGCCCTGCGCGGGACCGAAGTTAAGTCCATCCGTGAAGGCAAAGCCAATCTCAAGGACGCCTACGGCATCATCAACAACGGCGAGGCTTTTTTGCTGAACGTCCACATCGGCCCCTATTCGCACGGCAATATCTCCAATCACGATGCCACACGAACCCGCAAACTGCTATTGCATCGTGAGGAACTACGTAAGCTACTGATGAAGACGCAGGCCAAAGGCCATACGCTCATCCCCACCCGGCTCTATTTCAAGCACGGCAGGGTGAAGTGCGAACTTGCCCTGGCCAAGGGCAAGCAGGACTGGGACAAGCGCGAAACCGAACGCCGCCGCGAAGCCGACAAGGAAGCGCGTGCCGCCATCGCCCGCAGCAAGGGCAAGATGGACCGGTAA
- a CDS encoding leucyl aminopeptidase: MKTELLQNEAATTTTELLVAFAADQSTSKDPNAKAEPALLTEEAALLKAAQAVLASGEFKAASCETVLLHAPAGLKAARLLIVGLGKQAKVTVNDLRKGAGTAVRFAKPRGIRELAIALPAGDAFPAQATTRAAVEGAFVGDFDPDVYKSDRKDQSIQSLTILSPKGADQAQASAGYAEGVIVGESQNFTRSMVNEPGNRMTPTILAQRAVAMCKEAGLKCEVYSTEKLHELKMGAFWAVAQGSDEPPALIVMTYEPQGAPAEPVLGLVGKGITFDSGGISLKPGDGMEKMKYDMAGGASMIGAMRAIAALKPKVKVVAVVCATENMPSGKAYKPGDVVIAMSGKAIEVINTDAEGRMVLADGLAYAKKLGATHLLDAATLTGACVVALASINAGVFSNDDEAYQHFTDALAVSGERFWRLPVEEEYRDLIRSNIGDILNTGGRWGGAITAAMFLKEFAEDTPWLHLDIAGVAWMEEQKPWIAKGPSGIPVRSIVEWVRSYAK; this comes from the coding sequence ATGAAGACAGAACTGCTGCAAAATGAAGCGGCCACGACCACGACAGAGCTTCTGGTCGCATTCGCCGCCGACCAATCGACCTCGAAAGATCCCAATGCCAAGGCTGAACCCGCCCTTCTTACAGAGGAAGCGGCCCTGCTGAAAGCAGCACAAGCTGTTCTCGCCAGCGGCGAGTTCAAAGCGGCAAGCTGTGAGACTGTCCTACTGCACGCTCCCGCCGGCCTGAAGGCTGCCCGCCTGCTGATCGTAGGCCTGGGCAAGCAGGCAAAGGTCACCGTCAACGATCTCCGCAAAGGCGCGGGTACGGCCGTTCGCTTTGCCAAGCCACGGGGCATCCGCGAGCTGGCGATCGCACTCCCGGCTGGCGACGCATTTCCCGCCCAGGCCACAACGCGCGCCGCTGTAGAAGGAGCCTTTGTCGGCGACTTCGATCCGGACGTCTATAAGTCCGACCGCAAGGACCAGAGCATTCAGTCGCTCACTATCCTTTCCCCCAAGGGAGCGGATCAGGCGCAGGCATCAGCCGGATACGCCGAAGGCGTCATTGTTGGCGAGTCGCAGAATTTTACCCGCAGCATGGTCAACGAACCCGGCAACCGGATGACGCCGACAATCCTCGCCCAGCGTGCCGTCGCCATGTGCAAGGAAGCCGGCCTGAAGTGCGAGGTATACAGCACGGAGAAACTGCACGAGCTGAAGATGGGAGCCTTCTGGGCCGTCGCCCAGGGCTCGGACGAGCCTCCAGCCTTGATCGTCATGACCTACGAGCCTCAGGGCGCGCCCGCCGAACCCGTACTCGGACTCGTCGGCAAGGGCATCACCTTCGACTCCGGCGGCATCTCCCTCAAGCCGGGCGATGGCATGGAGAAGATGAAGTACGACATGGCCGGCGGAGCCTCCATGATCGGCGCCATGCGCGCCATCGCTGCGCTGAAGCCAAAGGTCAAGGTGGTCGCCGTTGTCTGCGCCACGGAGAACATGCCCTCCGGCAAGGCATATAAGCCCGGCGATGTCGTGATCGCGATGTCCGGCAAGGCAATTGAAGTCATCAATACCGATGCCGAGGGACGTATGGTTCTGGCGGACGGCCTGGCCTACGCGAAGAAACTTGGCGCCACCCACCTGCTCGACGCTGCAACCCTGACCGGCGCATGCGTCGTTGCACTGGCAAGCATCAACGCCGGAGTCTTCTCCAATGACGACGAGGCCTACCAGCACTTCACCGATGCCCTGGCTGTCTCAGGCGAGCGTTTCTGGCGGCTCCCGGTCGAAGAAGAGTACCGCGATTTGATTCGCTCCAATATCGGCGACATTTTGAACACCGGAGGACGGTGGGGCGGAGCCATTACCGCAGCCATGTTCCTGAAGGAGTTTGCCGAGGATACGCCGTGGCTCCATCTCGATATCGCGGGCGTGGCATGGATGGAAGAGCAGAAGCCCTGGATTGCCAAGGGCCCCTCGGGAATCCCCGTCCGCAGCATCGTGGAATGGGTTCGCAGCTACGCCAAGTAG
- the argS gene encoding arginine--tRNA ligase, giving the protein MYLKQQQILLERLRSVLKSKYGIELANLAIEQPPEIRFGEYALPVAFELARRLKKAPRKIAEELVAELAPLPGFASFEVAGAGYINAHLDRAAAVLAFTREGTTVPASGPHVLVEHTSINPNKAAHVGHLRNAILGDTFVRLLRAAGQKVDVQNYIDNTGVQVADVVVGLQHLEKLSFHEVKALLALLQTRGERIDYYCWDLYARVSAWYDEGSDEEKQQKKQIRLATLHLLEEGGNETAEIAEIFSTAVLRRHLETMLRLDIEYDFLPRESEILHLKFWELAFEQLKAKGVLYHETEGKNKGCWVMKRAGNRSEPTADAEEKGLAGNGDAEAGPDEDAKVIVRSNGTVTYVGKDIAYHLWKFGLLGRDFGYLRFFSYADRECWISAEHGEAQHPHFGGAQAIYNVIDSRQSDPQSIVIEALRGLGYTAEADHYTHFSYEMVALTPRCATELGYQVAEADRSRPFIEVSGRKGFGVKADDLIDKLVEAAKREVDSRQTEREEDERNQIAQEIAVGALRYFMLKYTRNSVIAFDFKDALSFEGETGPYVQYAVVRARNIFRKAGTTPEEVLAEFSAEGANAYLAAEGAEDIWSLWVRAAKRTLLVEQCIATAEPAYLAKHAFQLAQEFNNFYHRHHILTEEDPARKQLLLATAAIAQRELIQALGWMGVTAPEVM; this is encoded by the coding sequence GTGTATCTAAAGCAGCAGCAAATTCTTCTGGAGCGGCTTCGCTCCGTTCTAAAGAGCAAGTACGGCATAGAATTGGCGAACCTCGCCATCGAGCAGCCACCGGAGATTCGCTTTGGCGAGTATGCGCTGCCGGTGGCCTTTGAGCTCGCCAGGCGGCTGAAGAAGGCTCCGCGAAAGATCGCCGAAGAGCTGGTCGCAGAGTTGGCGCCGCTGCCGGGTTTTGCCTCGTTTGAGGTGGCGGGAGCAGGCTACATCAACGCTCACCTCGATCGCGCTGCGGCTGTATTGGCCTTCACCCGGGAGGGAACAACGGTTCCAGCCAGCGGCCCCCACGTGCTCGTCGAGCACACCAGCATCAATCCCAATAAAGCGGCACACGTCGGGCACCTGCGTAACGCGATCCTTGGCGACACGTTTGTGCGCCTGTTGCGTGCGGCCGGACAAAAAGTAGATGTGCAGAACTACATCGACAACACTGGAGTGCAGGTGGCCGATGTTGTCGTCGGATTGCAGCATCTGGAAAAGCTATCCTTTCACGAGGTGAAGGCGCTGCTGGCCCTGCTGCAAACGCGCGGCGAACGCATCGACTATTACTGCTGGGATCTCTATGCCCGCGTTTCCGCCTGGTATGACGAGGGCAGCGACGAGGAGAAGCAGCAGAAGAAGCAGATCCGGCTGGCCACCCTGCACCTTTTGGAAGAGGGCGGCAACGAGACCGCAGAAATCGCGGAGATCTTCTCCACGGCTGTGCTGCGGCGGCATCTGGAAACCATGCTCCGGCTGGATATCGAGTACGACTTTCTGCCGCGGGAGAGCGAGATTCTGCACCTGAAGTTCTGGGAACTGGCCTTTGAGCAGCTCAAGGCAAAGGGCGTGCTTTACCACGAGACGGAAGGCAAGAACAAGGGTTGCTGGGTGATGAAACGTGCGGGTAACCGCAGCGAGCCCACCGCGGATGCGGAAGAGAAGGGACTCGCCGGGAATGGCGACGCCGAAGCCGGACCCGATGAAGACGCCAAGGTGATCGTGCGCTCCAACGGCACCGTCACCTATGTAGGCAAGGACATTGCCTACCATCTGTGGAAGTTCGGGCTGCTGGGCCGCGACTTCGGGTATCTGCGCTTCTTCTCCTATGCCGACCGCGAGTGCTGGATCTCCGCCGAGCACGGTGAGGCGCAGCATCCGCATTTCGGCGGGGCTCAGGCGATCTACAACGTAATCGACAGCCGCCAGTCCGATCCCCAAAGCATTGTGATCGAAGCGCTGCGTGGGCTGGGCTATACAGCGGAGGCGGATCACTACACGCACTTCTCCTACGAGATGGTGGCGCTGACGCCGCGTTGTGCCACGGAACTGGGCTACCAGGTGGCAGAGGCGGACCGGAGCCGGCCATTCATCGAGGTCTCCGGGCGCAAGGGCTTTGGAGTCAAGGCAGATGATCTGATCGACAAGCTGGTGGAGGCCGCGAAGAGGGAAGTGGACAGCCGCCAGACCGAGCGCGAAGAAGATGAGCGCAACCAGATTGCGCAGGAGATTGCCGTCGGAGCCTTGCGCTATTTCATGCTGAAGTACACGCGCAATTCCGTGATCGCCTTTGACTTCAAGGATGCGTTGAGCTTCGAAGGTGAAACCGGGCCATATGTGCAGTATGCGGTCGTGCGCGCGCGCAACATCTTCCGCAAGGCCGGGACGACGCCCGAGGAGGTGTTGGCTGAGTTTAGTGCCGAGGGCGCGAACGCCTACCTGGCTGCCGAAGGTGCGGAAGACATCTGGTCGCTCTGGGTGAGGGCTGCCAAGCGAACCCTGCTGGTGGAGCAGTGCATTGCCACGGCCGAGCCCGCCTACCTGGCGAAGCACGCATTTCAACTGGCGCAGGAATTCAACAACTTCTACCACCGCCACCACATCCTGACGGAGGAGGACCCGGCCAGGAAGCAACTGCTGCTGGCCACCGCTGCGATTGCGCAGCGTGAATTGATTCAGGCGCTTGGCTGGATGGGCGTGACCGCTCCGGAAGTGATGTAG
- the metG gene encoding methionine--tRNA ligase — MHNPGKFYLTTPIYYVNARPHLGHTYTTVVSDAICRRKRAQGYDTWFLTGTDEHGQKIERSAQLANRTPAEFAAGVSAQFRSLWDRMHLSYDDYIRTTEERHRRGVQKLFSTLKDKGFIYKGTYTGQYCVSDELYVDAPPGSPCPDCGRITETVSEENYFFKLSAFEQRLLAYYEEHPDFIRPEARRNEVLSFVRSGLKDLSISRTSFNWGIPVPGDEKHVIYVWMDALANYITAIGYGSDAPEDVARFQKYWPADIHMIGKEISRFHCVYWPAFLMAAGLELPKSIVAHGWLLFEQSKMSKSRGNIVRAETILEVLGADALRYFLMREVVFGQDGSFSFDALVQRYNSDLANGYGNLVSRTLTMIGKYFDGVLPAGKLEPRIQQAAEAAQSVFQDRFEALDFSRALEAVWAFVGTVDGYITEQAPWKLGAKIDDPPNRERLAGILATCAESLRIITALVYPVLPESTARIWQQLGLGEIQDAVKSGELTSLKWGSLKPGTKLGEVTPVFPRAEKDAIERMQDLEQNNNSNPVDNAKPAATPETSQVAETGKEAAPHISKLVSRLEGVAVAVAESTSSSAAAAAIGEALLGIPDEASAPAEPAAATPAVPEIPKITIDDFAKVELRVAQILVAERIPKADKLLRLEVDLGYEKRQILAGIAEAYEPASLVGRKVVIVANLLPRKMRGLESNGMIVAASLGEKGKPVLAGFLEDVEIGARLK; from the coding sequence ATGCACAATCCAGGCAAGTTTTATCTCACTACGCCGATCTACTACGTCAATGCGCGGCCCCATCTCGGTCATACGTATACCACCGTCGTCTCCGATGCCATCTGTCGCCGCAAGCGGGCGCAGGGCTACGACACATGGTTCCTGACAGGAACGGACGAGCACGGCCAGAAGATCGAGCGATCCGCCCAGCTCGCCAACCGCACGCCGGCCGAGTTCGCCGCAGGTGTTTCCGCGCAGTTCCGCTCGCTGTGGGACCGCATGCACCTCAGCTACGACGATTACATCCGCACTACCGAAGAACGCCATCGCCGCGGCGTCCAGAAGCTGTTTTCCACGCTCAAGGACAAGGGGTTCATCTACAAGGGCACCTACACCGGCCAGTATTGCGTCTCGGACGAACTTTACGTCGACGCGCCTCCCGGTTCCCCCTGCCCCGACTGCGGACGCATCACGGAGACGGTGAGCGAGGAGAACTACTTCTTCAAGCTTTCCGCCTTTGAGCAGCGGCTGCTGGCGTACTACGAGGAGCATCCCGACTTTATTCGCCCCGAGGCACGGCGCAATGAGGTTCTGTCCTTCGTGCGCAGCGGGCTCAAGGATCTCTCCATCAGCCGCACCAGCTTCAACTGGGGCATTCCGGTGCCGGGCGATGAGAAGCACGTGATTTACGTGTGGATGGATGCCCTGGCCAACTACATCACCGCCATCGGTTATGGCAGCGATGCACCGGAAGACGTCGCCCGCTTCCAGAAATACTGGCCTGCCGACATCCACATGATCGGCAAGGAGATAAGCCGCTTCCATTGCGTCTACTGGCCAGCGTTCCTGATGGCTGCCGGGCTGGAACTGCCGAAGAGCATCGTGGCCCACGGCTGGCTCCTGTTCGAGCAGAGCAAGATGTCGAAGTCGCGGGGCAACATCGTTCGCGCGGAGACCATTCTTGAGGTCCTGGGTGCAGATGCGCTGCGCTACTTCCTGATGCGCGAGGTCGTCTTCGGCCAGGATGGCAGCTTCTCCTTTGACGCGCTGGTGCAGCGGTACAACTCCGATCTGGCGAACGGCTATGGCAACCTCGTCAGCCGGACTCTGACCATGATTGGCAAGTACTTCGATGGCGTTCTGCCTGCAGGCAAACTGGAGCCCCGCATTCAGCAGGCAGCAGAGGCAGCACAATCCGTCTTTCAGGACCGTTTCGAGGCGCTGGACTTCTCCCGCGCGCTGGAAGCGGTGTGGGCCTTCGTAGGGACCGTGGATGGCTATATCACGGAGCAGGCTCCCTGGAAGCTGGGCGCCAAAATCGACGATCCGCCAAACCGGGAACGGCTCGCCGGAATTCTCGCAACTTGCGCCGAGTCGCTGCGTATCATCACGGCACTCGTCTACCCGGTCCTGCCGGAGTCGACGGCGCGCATCTGGCAGCAGCTTGGATTGGGCGAGATTCAGGACGCAGTGAAGAGCGGCGAACTCACCTCGCTGAAGTGGGGCAGCCTGAAACCCGGGACAAAACTTGGCGAAGTAACCCCTGTCTTCCCCCGCGCGGAAAAGGACGCGATCGAACGTATGCAGGATCTGGAACAGAACAACAACAGCAATCCCGTTGACAACGCAAAGCCCGCAGCTACGCCGGAGACATCGCAGGTGGCAGAGACCGGCAAAGAGGCCGCGCCGCACATCTCCAAGCTCGTCTCCAGGCTGGAGGGCGTAGCCGTCGCTGTGGCGGAATCCACCAGCTCCAGCGCAGCCGCCGCCGCCATTGGCGAGGCTCTGCTCGGTATACCGGACGAGGCGAGCGCACCGGCGGAACCCGCCGCGGCGACCCCTGCCGTCCCGGAGATACCGAAGATCACCATCGACGACTTCGCCAAAGTAGAGTTGCGCGTGGCGCAGATCCTCGTCGCGGAGCGCATCCCCAAGGCCGACAAGCTGCTTCGCCTTGAAGTGGACCTCGGCTATGAGAAGCGGCAGATTCTTGCCGGCATCGCAGAGGCCTACGAGCCCGCCTCCCTGGTCGGGCGCAAGGTGGTCATCGTCGCCAACCTGTTGCCCCGCAAGATGCGCGGCCTGGAGTCGAACGGCATGATCGTCGCGGCTTCCCTGGGCGAGAAGGGCAAGCCTGTCCTTGCCGGTTTTCTGGAAGATGTCGAGATCGGTGCGCGGCTGAAGTAG